In the genome of Primulina eburnea isolate SZY01 chromosome 13, ASM2296580v1, whole genome shotgun sequence, the window gaggaggcagggtcaggcagtgggtagttcgaatcttcgacctcgtgcccaaggtcaagtttttgcgttgaaccaggatcaggctgcagacgagaccgagagagtcatagcaggtactttttgtttatgcggtattcctgcttttgttcttatagataccggagcatctcattcattcatttctgcacgattcgttaaacgtcataagttaccgtatgtttctctagacgtcattctttctgtttctaccccgatgggtcattcggttttagccaagcgtctagtgatgggttgtcctttagattttgagggtaacgagttgactgcgaatcttatgattctggagatggaagattttgattgtattttggggatagacattttgactacctaccgagctactgtggattgttaccagaagcttgttcagtttcgtacgactgagagctctagttggtttttctatggtgagggagcgcgacctccgatgccagtagtatctgctctgaaagcctgtcgtgctttagaggcgggcggggaaggctacctcatctatacaattgatacgtccacaggtagtgttggtatagaggatattccagtggtttgtgaatttcctgatgtatttccagaagagattcctggttttcctccggttagagaggtggagtttggcattgagttaatgccagggactgcaccgatttctcgtgccccctatcgtctggctccgtcagagatgagagagctgaagcagcaattgcaggatcttcttgataagggttatattcgcccgagtgtttcgccttggggagctccagtcttgtttgtcaagaagaaggatggatcgatgcggttgtgcattgattatcgccagctgaatcgggtgacgatcaaaaacaagtacccattaccccgtattgatgacttgttcgatcagcttcagggtacttctgtttactccaagatcgacttgcgatcaggttatcatcagatgagagtcagagatgatgatatttccaagactgcatttcgtactcgttatgggcattacgagtttctagttatgccattcggattgacgaatgcgccagcggtgttcatgaatctgatgaaccgagtcttccgagattttctggatcagtttgtggtggttttcattgacgatatcttgatctattctcatagtgtggaagagcatgtccagcacttgaggattgtgttgcagattcttcgcgagaagcaattgtatgctaagctgagtaagtgcgagttctggattgatcgtgtagtattccttggtcatgtgatttccaaggaaggaatttctgtggatcccagcaagattgaggcagtgctaaattggtcacgacctacgacggtggctgagatccgtagttttctaggtctagcagggtattatcgtcgcttcatcgtgaatttctcccaggtagctagacctttgacgcaacttactcggaaggatgttccatttgagtggtcatctgagtgcgaagatagtttcagagagcttcgtcgacttctgacttctgcacctgttttggcgttaccgtcaggatctgatggtttcagtgtttacaccgatgcctcttctcaaggcttagggtgtgtgttgacgcaaaacggtcatgtgattgcttatgcttccagacagctgaaatctcacgaggagaagtatcctactcatgatctagagttggcagctattgtgttcgcgctgaagatttggcgtcattacttgtacggggttaagtttgaaatctttactgatcataagagtctgaaatatctgttcactcaggctgagttgaacatgaggcaacgtcgttggatggatttgttgaaagattatgactgcgagatcaagtaccatccaggatctgcaaatctcacagctgatgctcttagtcgcaaagtgagagtttctgcacttcagaccagtgctatgattagtactattcaggattgttgttcgttgggatttaatttcaaacatcggaaaggtatggagagcattcgtgttgctaccattttatctgagccagccttgttcgctcggattcgagatgctcagatgtctgatctcaagactcagagattagctcggttagcgggtggagatagcggtttccattatcagtctaatggtcttctgtgtttatctaatcgagttgtagtaccagaagatgataatttgagggaggagatcttatctcatgctcatcgaagtaagttgagtattcatccaggaagtaataagatgtataaagacttgaggacacgattttggtggaaagggatgaagcgcagtgtttatcagtttgtttccaagtgtcttgtttgtcaacaggttaaggcagagcaccgtcgacctggaggattattgttgaatctacctattcctgaatggaagtgggagcatatcgcgatggatttcattactcacttgccattatcgtcgaggaatagtgacgctatttgggtagtggtggatcgactcaccaagtctgctcattttctgtcttataaccgggatttcactttcgatcgtatggctcgattgtacattcaggagattgtacgtttgcatggagtgcctgtcagtattgtcagtgacagagatcctcgttttacctcacggttttggggtagtttccagtcagttttggatactacactgagtctgagtactgcttatcatccggagactgacggtcagtcagagaggactatccgtacgcttgaggatatgttgcgagcctgtgttatggatttcggacccgcttggcaggatcatttgcctttgattgagttcgcgtacaacaacagctaccatcgtagtattggtatggcaccatttgaggcgttgtatgggcgacgttgtcgtactcctttattctgggacgaagttggtgaacgacatgttgagggaccggagttagtccagcaggctattgataaagttgcagtaatcaagaagaggattaagattgcccaggatcgacaggctagttatgcgaacaccaagcggcgacctctttatttccagccaggtgagaaagtgtttctccgagtttcgccttttcgcaggattttgagatttggtctcaagggtaagctatctccgagattcattggtccttttgagattctagaatgtgtgggagatttagcttacaggttagcattacctccgtatttgtccggtattcatgatgtgttccacgtatctttgttgagacgatacgtagcagatgagtctcacatcttgcatccctctgaagttcaacttgaatcagatttgtcttacgtggagcgaccagttcagattctcgatcgcaaagacaaggtgttgcggaataagatcattcctcttgtcttagtacagtggcagcgcagaggcactgaagaagccacttgggagttagagagtcgtatgcgttcagaacatccagagctcttttgagttttgctttgtatatgtttgtgtttttcaattataatcgagatatcagttgtattcaacaacaattgagatataatagcgatgttgttatttcgttttgttcattctctaagcctgatttcgaggacgaaatcttttaaggggtggagaatgtagtagcccgaatgccgaattgggtaattaacggattaatggtgattaatcatgatcggaaggtccgaagatggttcggaagcaccgaagagttcggcaggtccgaagtgagttcggtggatccgatcattaggtgtcaagagttgatcgacacgtgggagttcggacgttccgaagtgtaggttcggtggatccgatcatgaggtgtcaagagcagctggacacgtgcatgttcggacggtccgaagtgtatgatcggaggatccgatcatgagctgtcaagagccaatggacacgtagcgttcggacgttccgaagtggtgttcggaggatccgaacatggcctataaatagtggtcggatttcctcattttgactcgccaattcagagagttccatagcatttcagtcgtttctgacaggttctagtcttgttccgagatttgggcactagcggggagctgctggtcttgtagcagagctgtgctctagttgggagctagcggcatcagcgggctagcgacggacgaaggtttggaattttatcagtatttatctcaggattatctagttaagtctggtagataagtttagtgatggttttcacttgatgaataggcttggattagacctgttgtctggttgttccagtggattaggattgctgtgatagaggtacgaaagtactatccgagatatcctggttgagtatacattcatatatgtgttgcatgattatgtggtgcattgatatatgtcatatgatgcatgctattatgtcacgtttattactgcacgttgcatttcatgttgagccgtatctccttcgagatagcctttgctgttgagctgtatctctttcgagataagctatatcttggggccgctcagccctgtcttgtggacgcatggacaccgagagtacacagtggccgacgggtcgggagggcttcggtggtccgggacattttaggtccacgtctgtcttgtagtggatgcagtgacccagaggttggaccgcgcggcactatccacttggcgcctctagactgagcattgttgagatccttttgtgattcctgtttcttgactaccccggtatcatgatcatagcatgtgcatttcatataggtctgtatactcatacttttgtactgggcgttcttatcgctcacgtcctcggttttgtttatcttggacaccccattccctcggggcaggtctcaggttggatggttccggaggagcaggaggaggacgttgagtagccggttggtttagtttcggtatcatttgattcgatatggttgtaccagatattctttaccttattttgagttgttctagagttcgtttgggttgtataactatcatttgttagttgtttccgctattatctctgattagtaattattaagttaattgcatgcttagttttcaattagtaggtgattctggaacgggtcactacaggaacaaaatattaacatcaatctaTCTAATTTCCAGTAATTTAAAGAAAACAATACCATGACAGATTCTCCATTGTCTAAACATTTGATTGATTCCAACTGAAAAGGGTCGAGGGTATACGGGAAATCTTTGGCAGGCTTCGTGTTTTCTATGTCTATCGAACCTGTATTCAAAGCTTTTCGAGGCAAATATCCCTCTGGATAAGAGACATCATGCTGGCATGCCACTGGCTCATCACGTTTTGACAAATTTTCTGAAATTGAAGAAGAGGAGAAACGGGAAATCACTGATTTTGTGCGGCTCTTGGTTTGGGAGCGAAGAAGAGTGTCTGATTTGGTGGGAGGAAACCTATGAACGTGGTGTGTGTGAAGGGTAAAATAGGTAGTTTATAAAACAGACCAAGACACCATTCAGTTAATATTAGATGCTTAactttaataaatagtaaaagatatatatataaacgtattttattatatatattacattTCTAAAAGTAAAAAGGAGAGAGCGAAATTAATTCAAACAATATTATGCAAAATCATTTCATTGGAATAACAACAAATTaaaatacattaaaaaaataaaaaaccagGTTCAATGAGCAGATCTAGCTAGCCAAATTATGGTGGACAAACGAACCCTTGAGGAACCTTCTTGCCACATGAGTTGACCACCAAACTTAATGCTACTGGTATTTTAACCTTGACAAGTCCAAGTACATTGGCCTTAATAGCGATACACAAACACAATGCAGCTTCAACATCTGCCAAACCCTCGACTACTGCACAACATTCCGGGCTAGGCTTCGTTCCAATAACCTCGTGCACGAGCCCTAGCCAGTCTCCACAAACGCCGAACTTAAGGGTGTCTCTGGGGCACTTAGTGGCCTTGGTCGGGGTCGATGGAATAGGGGTTTTTGGTGGGCATGGCACGTGGTCGGATGAAACACaagagaagaagaagatgatgatgttaagtatcatgaaaatatatattgatGGATTTGAAAATGCCATTTTCTTGGATTGGCCGATTTCCTAATGGCTAGCAAATTGATCAACTGATTGGTTTGTGTCACTTTGGTATTTGTAGGGGTTTAGGATAAGGGAGTTGGGGTCACATTTGTTCGAAGTTGATATTTTCAAATTTGTGGTTGATTTTTGGCACATGGATTGTGTTGAAGCCGAAAAGATGTTCATTTTTGTGATTGGCATGATTTGAATTCATCTTAGATTGTTTTTGTGATTAATACCTATAATATATGATTTGGCCCATTAATTTGGTTTATATTGTAGCATGTCAACAGGATTATGGATTGAGTGATgcatgttttgatatatatatatatatatatatatatatatatatatatatatatatatatatatatatatatatatatatatatatatatatattactttcTAAAGACACAAGTTGATTGACTAAAAAAcgattatatttttcaatagttaattataaccaattttttaaatatgacATAATTTATTAAGATATAACCGTATTTTtggttttatatgattttttttttttgaaattttgatttttttatcgtCAATTCAGTCTTATTCGActaattttgtttttctttaaatttttagtAAGCTATGGTGTTTGGAAGGCTGACACTGGAAACTGGGCAATGCCATCAAATAATCTCGTACTGCTGATTAATTTGCTATCAATCATTATATATGTAGGCTTTGGATTACATATAAGTTGAGGTATCTTTGTTGTATGAAATGCCATTATCCTTCTCGTTATATTTATTCAATTGGTTCATGCAAAGATAATCAAGAAGCGATgtcatgtttttattaattttttgttcGCGGAATCAGAAAAAAAAACACCAGCAAGCTAGTTAAAAACAGAAGTTTGACAAATTGAAACTATTTTATATAAAGATGGATCACAAGTTTTATTTGTCAAATCCCTTCATATCTAACGCAACATCCTTAAATCGCTTATTCATCATCTGTTATATGAATCAGATTTTCATAATGGATGTGTGCCACATATTTCAAACTAAAGAGAGCAACACTGAAGATCTTTGTACTGAAGCTCTTTTTCTATTATTTATTTCTGTCATATCTTTAATAAGAGGTTGGCTACACTTACAACCCAAATGGAAACCGATTGCAATCAAAAGTTTCAATTCTTTATTGCTGAAGTCGGAATAGGTGAAGTAAATTTAACTCACCACTACTACAAAGCAAGCTACAATCTCATTTCTCAAGTATCGATTCCAAAATTTGGTCGtaaaaaattgtttaaaaatCTTTCAAAGGACGGACAAAATCCCAAGCCTCTTACTATTGAAATTGTAGTTGAATAGCCATACCGTCGCGCAAATGGATTCTTACATTGGCTCTTATTTCTTGATGAAGTATCCCAACAAAATACCAAGCAAGAGACAGAACAGCACTACAATGGTTGAGACAGGAGCACCTTGGCCATGTCTGGTCTGTTTTCTCAACAATTCCTGTCCAAAGAAGCAGAGAAAGGCTAAACTTAAAGCAAAAATGTTGAATTGCAAAGGTACGATTGTGCGTGAATAATTGTTAACAGATTTGAAACAGATGGACTTGCTCAAATTTTACGTTGATTGGTTATTCATGGAACTTATATATAGACATAAAGAACTAAGTCAAGCCAAACTCAAGCCTAAAGTAGTTCACTTTCGAGCTCAAGCCTGCTACAAAATTTGATCTTGACTACGAAAAATGGAAGACATTTGGATTAAATTCTCACTGATATATTCAGTTAGTGTACTTGGCAAAAAGATTATGATGATTAGCATGACAAAAATTAAAAACACACCTTCAATAAGCATACCACATCGGCAATATAAATTTCCCACATGCTTGAATCCACGACATGTAATAATAATGGATATAACAAaagtaaaaataacaaaatatgttGCTCAAAAGAAATACAAAACATGATATCATCTAACTATTTCCTATAAATCTCATTTTTTCAACCTGAAGAAGGTTAAAATGCAAGGGCACATTCTCATGGTTTATGTAAAGCGCACAACGTGTATAATAAGCAAAGTTGTGAAATTTATATTGTCATGCGAACAATTTTCAATAGGGGTTAAATCATTAGGTAAGATATCAACAGACGTCAACTAATTGCTTTGACACTGCTAAGATAGAAACTTGTTACCAATTCCTCTTGGAGCTTCTTATTTTGTTGAATAGCTGAAGCTTTCTCCTCATTCAATTTGGAGACAGCAGCCCATGCCTGAAAGAGATattttattgtgaattaaatcacaAACATCATCACAAGAAGTTACAAGAAAACCGACAGCAAAGACATTTTACTGTTGAAGAAAATTCAACTATTCAATCATTCAGAATGAAGGtgctaattaaaataaaaaagggCAGCGACTAACCATGTAGAAGGATCAAATTTCACCCGTAAATAACCTTTCAAGTATGTTGAATTGATTAGCTTCATCTTTTACTTTTTTCATAATCTACTTCATTTAGTcagaattaatttgatttaattcaaactaAGATGTATatagtataaaaaaaattgcaacaCATGTCTGGATGAATCTCGGGTAATTATGGACTTACAGTTTCCATGTGATTTTCACCTATTCCATAGGTCCTTGAGATGGATTTTACGTAAAGAAAACATGTATATTTTGCATTTATTTTTTGTCACCAAGtttatcaaaattaaaaaatcgaGGCTCGCACAAGTCatccaaaaacaaataaaaaaataaacttgTAAAGCATTAGGCATACAAGACGATCAGGGGGATCAAGCAAAAAAAGCATGATCTGAGCACCGGATTATTACAGGGCACGTCCACTGCCAACACGTGAGGGACTCAAGCACTGAACGCAACTAAAGGGCCACTACAGTCTACATGCTGCAGAGAGTTTTCATTATTGGACAAGCTACAATTAGTGTGTTAAGaatcatttcaaaaaaaataaactaaGCAAAGAACCTAATTCACCCCTTCTAATTATCTAACACTTAAGCAGAAACAATGCACTCTAAAACTGACATTGTTCAATACAAGCTCAAATCCTTGCTTAAATCATTATGTATTTCTTAGATGGAATTTAGTGAGTTTATATTAAGTTTCCAGACTTCCTTTAAGATGGGTAAAACCAAAGTTTTGTAGGAAAAATAAATCAGAAAATGCATGGCTTGTGACTAATCAaatttttattgatattttctGCTGTTAGGTGTAGTGTAATGGCCAATAACTTGATGCTTCTAGTGCATCTTATTATATCATTAATTGTACACGAACTTATATTTCAAAAACAGTCCGAAAATAAAGGCCCTTAGACATTTATGATAGATATATTTCCCATGATACAACATCTAGCACCCTCACAAACATCATAAGTCAAGAGCAGAAAACATCAGAcaatttttcaaatatattacaATGTAATGATATTTTTGGGAAAATAACAAATATAAGCCACCTCGGAAGATGATGAATTTCCCATTGATTGTTTCAA includes:
- the LOC140809001 gene encoding putative lipid-binding protein At4g00165, encoding MAFSNPSIYIFMILNIIIFFFSCVSSDHVPCPPKTPIPSTPTKATKCPRDTLKFGVCGDWLGLVHEVIGTKPSPECCAVVEGLADVEAALCLCIAIKANVLGLVKVKIPVALSLVVNSCGKKVPQGFVCPP